The following proteins are encoded in a genomic region of Prionailurus viverrinus isolate Anna chromosome E3, UM_Priviv_1.0, whole genome shotgun sequence:
- the LOC125154467 gene encoding LOW QUALITY PROTEIN: mesothelin-like protein (The sequence of the model RefSeq protein was modified relative to this genomic sequence to represent the inferred CDS: deleted 1 base in 1 codon) — MAHSVPGPQVSPGLALLMWFTAHCSCPQAQGFSQGGLDASRTDLWASADASLLHSFWCQPASQLPRDQLSALIRAMATRRVLLRAWQLSCLANLAALHGLQDDFELHPPDLLLFYNLTQVREADCRAFTHRAAQGDTELLANLPDQRAALQRVALACLGGPRLRLSASDLLLLGVLVCDMDASSIVAADPRVLQNLQRCHRLTAPQQAALNTLLASGETTLGPPGSWNLEGLRALGPLATYISSSLWMQVQQVGCSGVGGCPAGCGQGEGRPAGLPPATPLGTGVPSPSLPQAFHPWGGRRNQGPLPAPGQGMESVCPLCQAVGLDFFGSTVATYRAGRLSQQDARRFVTGFLKAKAESVSSRPKRGTATGRPCLRGDITAATLRDDLFLVHYDCVQLESCLGSRVLKANLDPLLQHPLPAECQRVVKAKLARVYPRGVPEEQLPLIASLVYLYSRSEIGQWNVTSRDTVVALLASDVALENQTEAVLQKYLDHNGTLTGALLVAIGGSRLCWMSARQIQAIRPSEFRAGKTCSTPRPARPSAAPGPWLPITASCVLTLVRPCPVCSSPSPEARRPSPLTTARPPGGAPVEELRHLVQANVSMDIDTFTNLNPRVLQSLSVGNVTTLLGQNVGDLQKARSHPTISSWLRSLNRSALGELGLDTDPGGLSGPGRSTTVTPNTAPRGPYPAPTSGLPRHSAPASGSPPAHLGYLPLSVALPSGLLWLLYWGTPGLSQDCSWDTRTMASEDGAAPAPRAGKRGLVAGVHHVRHSRGPQDWSPPTSSSQDRELE, encoded by the exons ATGGCCCATTCTGTTCCAGGTCCCCAGGTGAGCCCAGGCCTCGCCCTCCTCATGTGGTTCACCGCCCACTGCTCTTGTCCCCAGGCCCAGGGCTTCTCCCAGGGAGGGCTGGATGCCAGCAGGACTGACCTGTGGGCCAG TGCCGACGCCTCCCTCCTGCACAGCTTCTGGTGCCAGCCGGCCAGCCAGCTGCCCCGGGACCAGCTCTCCGCTCTCATCAGGGCGATGGCGACTCGCCGGGTCCTCCTCAGAGCCTGGCAG CTCAGCTGCCTGGCCAACCTGGCCGCGCTGCACGGCCTCCAGGACGACTTTGAGCTCCACCCGCCGGACCTGCTGCTTTTCTACAA CCTGACGCAGGTGAGGGAAGCCGACTGCCGGGCCTTCACCCACCGTGCCGCCCAGGGGGACACGGAGCTGCTGGCCAACCTGCCGGACCAGAGGGCCGCCCTGCAGCGTGTGGCCTTGGCCTGCCTG GGAGGACCCCGCTTGCGGCTCAGCGCCTCTGACCTGCTGCTCCTCGGGGTCCTGGTGTGCGACATGGACGCGTCCAGCATCGTGGCCGCTGACCCCCGTGTGCTGCAGAATCTGCAGCGTTGCCATCGGCTGACCGCCCCCCAGCAAGCCGCCCTCAACACGCTGCTGGCCAGTGGGGAGACCACGCTTGG GCCTCCGGGTTCCTGGAACCTAGAGGGGCTGCGGGCTCTGGGACCCCTGGCCACCTACATCAGCTCCAGCCTGTGGATGCAGGTGCAGCAGGTAGGGTGCTCTGGAGTG GGGGGTTGTCCAGCTGGCTGTGGACAAGGGGAGGGGCGTCCGGCCGGCCTCCCACCAGCCACTCCGCTGGGGACCGGTGTCCCcagtccctccctgccccaggcttTCCATCCGTGGGGCGGGAGGAGGAACCAGGGgcccctgccagcccctggcCAGGGTATGGAGTCTGTATGCCCGCTCTGCCAGGCTGTGGGCCTGGACTTCTTCGGCAGCACGGTGGCCACGTACCGAGCTGGGCGGCTTAGCCAGCAGGACGCCAGGCGCTTCGTCACTGGCTTTCTGAAGGCCAAGGCTGAGTCGGTGTCCTCTCGGCCCAAGCGGGGCACAG CCACAGGGAGACCCTGCCTCCGCGGGGACATCACGGCGGCCACGCTGCGCGACGACCTCTTTCTGGTGCACTATGACTGCGTGCAGCTGGAGTCCTGCCTGGGGAGCCGCGTGCTCAAAGCCAACCTGGACCCCCTGCTGCAGCACCCGCTGCCGGCCGAGTGCCAGCGCGTCGTTAAGGCCAAGCTGGCTCGG gtctaCCCGCGCGGGGTCCCCGAGGAGCAGCTGCCGCTCATCGCCTCGCTGGTCTACCTCTACTCCCGCTCCGAGATCGGCCAGTGGAACGTCACGTCCAGAGACACCGTCGTGGCCCTGCTGGCCTCAGATGTGGCCCTGGAGAACCAGACTGAG GCTGTGCTACAGAAGTACCTGGACCACAACGGCACCCTCACCGGCGCCCTGCTCGTGGCCATCGGGGGCTCCCGCCTCTGCTGGATGAGTGCCAGGCAGATCCAGGCCATCAGGCCCTCGGAGTTCCG AGCCGGAAAGACGTGCTCTACGCCAAGGCCCGCGAGGCCTTCGGCAGCACCAGGACCATGGCTGCCTATTACCGCTTCATGCGTCCTTACCTTGGTGAGACCCTGCCCTGTGTGCAGCAGCCCATCCCCAGAAGCCcgccgcccctctcccctcaccactGCCCGGCCCCCAGGAGGTGCCCCCGTGGAGGAGCTGCGGCATCTGGTCCAGGCGAACGTCTCCATGGACATCGACACGTTCACCAATCTGAACCCCCGTGTGCTGCAG AGCCTGAGTGTCGGCAATGTGACGACACTGCTGGGCCAGAACGTGGGGGACCTACAGAAGGCACGGAGCCACCCGACCATCAGCTCTTGGCTACGCAGCCTCAACAGGTCGGCCCTTGGCGAGCTGGGCCTAGACACGGACCCTGGCGGCCTCAGCGGCCCAGGCCGCTCCACCACCGTCACCCCCAACACCGCGCCCCGGGGGCCCTACCCAGCCCCCACGTCAGGCCTTCCCAGGCACAGCGCCCCCGCCTCCG GCAGCCCACCAGCCCATCTGGGGTACCTGCCACTCTCTGtggccctgccctctggcctcctgtggctgctgtacTGGGGCACCCCAGGGCTCAGCCAGGACTGCTCCTGGGACACCCGCACTATGGCCTCTGAAGACGGCGCCGCCCCAGCACCACGAGCAGGGAAACGGGGGCTGGTAGCTGGAGTCCACCATGTCCGGCATTCTAGGGGCCCGCAGGACTGGTCCCCACCCACATCCAGCTCCCAGGACAGGGAGCTGGAATGA
- the LOC125154847 gene encoding mesothelin-like isoform X1, whose translation MQGNRPRIPIHPLPHPRDWQTMALQAALPPLGSRGTPTHCSLLLLLLSLGWVLPSRVRAADSQPGVMTPWLQGTSRDLSWQQPELTVLLSRDQRDTEKKACPPERRARVVDENLVFYEPWELEVCVDGALLAAQMDRVNMVPFTYQQLGVFKRKLDELYPQGYPESLVRHLGYFFLELTPEDIHKWNAMSLETVKSLLEVSKGQKMDAQVAALIARYLVGGGQLDKATLDTLAAFHPTYLCFLSPEQLESVHHSVVWAARPPDLDACRPAQMDVLYRKARLAFQNMSGSEYFEKMKLYLGGAPTEDLRALSRQNISMDLATFRTLRPEAVVPLTVAEVRNLLGPNLVGLKAARESSPVRDWISRQRQEDLDSLGLGLRGGIPNGYLVVDLSFREALSGGTHLLRPGPVLTAVPTLLWALVPN comes from the exons ATGCAGGGGAACCGCCCCAGAATCCCTATCCACCCACTGCCTCACCCAAGGGACTGGCAG ACAATGGCCTTGCAGGCTGCTCTGCCTCCACTGGGGTCCCGTGGGACCCCCACCCACTGTAGCCTCCTGCTCCTGCTTCTCAGCCTTG GGTGGGTGCTACCTTCCAGAGTCCGGGCTGCAGACTCACAACCG GGTGTCATGACCCCCTGGCTGCAAGGCACCTCCCGGGACCTGTCTTGGCAGCAGCCTGAGCTGACCGTCCTCCTCTCGAGGGACCAGCGGGACACAGAGA AGAAAGCCTGCCCACCAGAGCGGAGGGCCCGTGTGGTGGATGAAAACCTTGTCTTCTACGAGCCCTGGGAGCTGGAGGTCTGTGTAGATGGGGCCCTGCTGGCCGCTCAGATGGACCGGGTGAACATGGTGCCCTTCACCTACCAGCAGCTGGGCGTTTTTAAGCGCAAATTGGACGAG CTCTATCCACAGGGGTACCCCGAGTCCCTGGTCCGGCACCTCGGGTACTTCTTCCTTGAGCTCACCCCCGAGGACATCCACAAGTGGAACGCGATGTCCCTGGAAACCGTGAAATCTCTTCTTGAAGTCAGCAAAGGGCAGAAAATGGATGCTCAG GTGGCTGCCCTGATTGCCCGCTATCTGGTGGGAGGGGGCCAGCTGGACAAGGCCACCCTGGACACACTGGCCGCTTTCCATCCGACGTACCTGTGCTTCCTCAGTCCTGAGCAGCTGGAGTCAGTGCACCACAGCGTTGTTTG GGCAGCCCGGCCCCCGGATCTGGATGCATGCCGCCCGGCCCAGATGGACGTACTCTATCGCAAGGCCCGCCTTGCCTTCCAGAACATGAGCGGGTCTGAATACTTCGAGAAGATGAAGCTCTATCTGG GTGGGGCCCCCACGGAGGACCTGCGGGCTCTCAGCCGTCAGAACATAAGCATGGACTTGGCCACATTCCGGACGCTGCGGCCCGAGGCAGTGGTG CCGCTGACCGTTGCCGAGGTCCGAAACCTTCTGGGTCCGAACCTGGTGGGCCTGAAGGCGGCGCGGGAGAGCAGCCCCGTGCGGGATTGGATCTCACGACAGCGGCAGGAGGACCTGGACAGTCTGGGCCTGGGGCTCCGAGGCGGCATCCCCAATGGCTACCTGGTCGTGGACCTCAGCTTCCGAG AGGCCCTCTCAGGGGGCACCCACCTGCTCCGACCCGGACCTGTGCTCACTGCGGTCCCGACTCTGCTGTGGGCTTTGGTCCCGAACTGA
- the RPUSD1 gene encoding RNA pseudouridylate synthase domain-containing protein 1 isoform X1 — protein MEAGPVESLSVVYQSQDFLVVNKHWDLRIDSRMWRETPTLQKQLRLRFPELADPDTYYGFRFCHQLDFSTSGALCVALNKAAAGSAYKCFKERRVTKAYLALVRGHVQESRMTINYAIGRNSTEGRAHTMCIEGTQGCENPKPSVTELVVLEHGLYAGDPVSKVLLQPLTGRTHQLRVHCSALSHPVVGDLTYGQASGREDQPFRMMLHAFYLRIPTHTECVEACTPDPFVPTLDACWSPHTLVRSLDQLVQVLRAAPDPEPAEGSPGSCSTPTPSTRPPETEAQRASCLQWLSEWTLEPDN, from the exons ATGGAAGCAGGCCCAGTAGAGAGCCTGTCGGTGGTGTACCAGAGCCAGGATTTCCTGGTGGTGAACAAGCACTGGGACCTGCGCATCGACAGTAGGATGTGGCGTGAGACCCCCACCCTCCAGAAGCAGCTGCGCCTCCGCTTCCCCGAGTTAGCGGACCCTGACACCTACTATGGGTTCAG GTTCTGCCACCAGTTGGACTTCTCCACCAGCGGGGCCCTCTGTGTGGCCTTGAACAAGGCTGCAGCGGGCAGCGCTTACAAGTGCTTCAAGGAGCGTCGTGTCACCAAGGCTTACTTGGCTCTG GTACGGGGACACGTCCAGGAGAGCCGGATGACCATCAACTATGCCATCGGCAGGAACAGCACAGAGGGTCGGGCTCACACCATGTGCATCGAGGGTACACAGG GCTGTGAGAACCCAAAGCCAAGTGTCACCGAGCTGGTGGTCTTGGAACACGGGCTGTACGCGGGCGACCCCGTCTCCAAAGTGCTGTTGCAGCCCCTCACGG GCCGGACGCACCAACTGCGCGTGCACTGCAGCGCCCTCAGTCACCCCGTCGTGGGGGACCTGACCTACGGGCAGGCGTCGGGCCGGGAAGACCAGCCCTTCCGCATGATGCTGCACGCGTTTTACCTGCGCATCCCCACCCACACCGAGTGTGTGGAGGCCTGCACGCCAGATCCCTTCGTGCCCACGCTCGATGCCTGCTGGAGCCCCCACACCCTGGTGCGGTCACTGGACCAGCTCGTCCAGGTCCTGAGGGCTGCTCCCGACCCTGAGCCTGCGGAAGGGAGCCCTGGATCTTGCAGCACTCCCACACCCTCCACCAGGCCCCCCGAGACAGAGGCACAGCGGGCGTCGTGCCTGCAGTGGCTGTCAGAGTGGACACTGGAGCCTGACAACTAA
- the RPUSD1 gene encoding RNA pseudouridylate synthase domain-containing protein 1 isoform X2, protein MTINYAIGRNSTEGRAHTMCIEGTQGCENPKPSVTELVVLEHGLYAGDPVSKVLLQPLTGRTHQLRVHCSALSHPVVGDLTYGQASGREDQPFRMMLHAFYLRIPTHTECVEACTPDPFVPTLDACWSPHTLVRSLDQLVQVLRAAPDPEPAEGSPGSCSTPTPSTRPPETEAQRASCLQWLSEWTLEPDN, encoded by the exons ATGACCATCAACTATGCCATCGGCAGGAACAGCACAGAGGGTCGGGCTCACACCATGTGCATCGAGGGTACACAGG GCTGTGAGAACCCAAAGCCAAGTGTCACCGAGCTGGTGGTCTTGGAACACGGGCTGTACGCGGGCGACCCCGTCTCCAAAGTGCTGTTGCAGCCCCTCACGG GCCGGACGCACCAACTGCGCGTGCACTGCAGCGCCCTCAGTCACCCCGTCGTGGGGGACCTGACCTACGGGCAGGCGTCGGGCCGGGAAGACCAGCCCTTCCGCATGATGCTGCACGCGTTTTACCTGCGCATCCCCACCCACACCGAGTGTGTGGAGGCCTGCACGCCAGATCCCTTCGTGCCCACGCTCGATGCCTGCTGGAGCCCCCACACCCTGGTGCGGTCACTGGACCAGCTCGTCCAGGTCCTGAGGGCTGCTCCCGACCCTGAGCCTGCGGAAGGGAGCCCTGGATCTTGCAGCACTCCCACACCCTCCACCAGGCCCCCCGAGACAGAGGCACAGCGGGCGTCGTGCCTGCAGTGGCTGTCAGAGTGGACACTGGAGCCTGACAACTAA
- the LOC125154847 gene encoding mesothelin-like isoform X2 produces the protein MTPWLQGTSRDLSWQQPELTVLLSRDQRDTEKKACPPERRARVVDENLVFYEPWELEVCVDGALLAAQMDRVNMVPFTYQQLGVFKRKLDELYPQGYPESLVRHLGYFFLELTPEDIHKWNAMSLETVKSLLEVSKGQKMDAQVAALIARYLVGGGQLDKATLDTLAAFHPTYLCFLSPEQLESVHHSVVWAARPPDLDACRPAQMDVLYRKARLAFQNMSGSEYFEKMKLYLGGAPTEDLRALSRQNISMDLATFRTLRPEAVVPLTVAEVRNLLGPNLVGLKAARESSPVRDWISRQRQEDLDSLGLGLRGGIPNGYLVVDLSFREALSGGTHLLRPGPVLTAVPTLLWALVPN, from the exons ATGACCCCCTGGCTGCAAGGCACCTCCCGGGACCTGTCTTGGCAGCAGCCTGAGCTGACCGTCCTCCTCTCGAGGGACCAGCGGGACACAGAGA AGAAAGCCTGCCCACCAGAGCGGAGGGCCCGTGTGGTGGATGAAAACCTTGTCTTCTACGAGCCCTGGGAGCTGGAGGTCTGTGTAGATGGGGCCCTGCTGGCCGCTCAGATGGACCGGGTGAACATGGTGCCCTTCACCTACCAGCAGCTGGGCGTTTTTAAGCGCAAATTGGACGAG CTCTATCCACAGGGGTACCCCGAGTCCCTGGTCCGGCACCTCGGGTACTTCTTCCTTGAGCTCACCCCCGAGGACATCCACAAGTGGAACGCGATGTCCCTGGAAACCGTGAAATCTCTTCTTGAAGTCAGCAAAGGGCAGAAAATGGATGCTCAG GTGGCTGCCCTGATTGCCCGCTATCTGGTGGGAGGGGGCCAGCTGGACAAGGCCACCCTGGACACACTGGCCGCTTTCCATCCGACGTACCTGTGCTTCCTCAGTCCTGAGCAGCTGGAGTCAGTGCACCACAGCGTTGTTTG GGCAGCCCGGCCCCCGGATCTGGATGCATGCCGCCCGGCCCAGATGGACGTACTCTATCGCAAGGCCCGCCTTGCCTTCCAGAACATGAGCGGGTCTGAATACTTCGAGAAGATGAAGCTCTATCTGG GTGGGGCCCCCACGGAGGACCTGCGGGCTCTCAGCCGTCAGAACATAAGCATGGACTTGGCCACATTCCGGACGCTGCGGCCCGAGGCAGTGGTG CCGCTGACCGTTGCCGAGGTCCGAAACCTTCTGGGTCCGAACCTGGTGGGCCTGAAGGCGGCGCGGGAGAGCAGCCCCGTGCGGGATTGGATCTCACGACAGCGGCAGGAGGACCTGGACAGTCTGGGCCTGGGGCTCCGAGGCGGCATCCCCAATGGCTACCTGGTCGTGGACCTCAGCTTCCGAG AGGCCCTCTCAGGGGGCACCCACCTGCTCCGACCCGGACCTGTGCTCACTGCGGTCCCGACTCTGCTGTGGGCTTTGGTCCCGAACTGA